Within Paracoccus jeotgali, the genomic segment TTCCCGCGAACAGCCGGTCCAGCAGCAGCAATGCCAGCATGCCAAGGATCAGCGGCACGATCAGCGTCGCCAGAGGCCCGACCAGACCGCGCCACGGCACACCAGCCCGGCGGTCGAACAGCCAGAAGGTCGCGACCATGACCATGGCGCAGATCGCGCTTTGGCCCCAGGCGATGGCGATCACGCCGAAGGGCGCCGTCACCAGCGTCAGCAGCACCGAAACCCCCAGGATCGACGCCATGAAGCGCGGCAGATCGCTGACCCGGCCCAGTATCGTCATCAGCGGCTCGGTCAGGATCCCCGGCATCATGATCAGCCGCCCGGCGGCCAGGATCGCCACCAGCACCGCCGCAGGCGTCCATTCCGGGCCCAGCAGCCCCTCGATCAGGGCGTGGTTCATGATCACCAGCCAAAGCAGCAGGGGCGCGCCAAGGGCCATGACGACCTTCAGATGCCGCGTCGCCTGCTCGCGGACCCGCGCCGCCTGATGCGCCGGATCGCCCTGATCGCGGGCCTGACGCAGATGCGCCCACGCAAGCATCTGCGCGGGCACCATGATCAGCTCGCACACCGCGCCGACCAGACGCTCGGCGGCGCGATAGAAGCCGACGGCCGCCGGGCCAAGAAACGCGCCGATGGTCAAGGTGATGAACTGAAAGCGCAGCTGCACCAGCATCCGGCTGGCAAAGAACTGGACCGAGAAGCGCCACAGCTCGCGCAGCACCTCGCGCGGCAGGCCGGGGCGGGGCAACCGCCGCATTGCCAGAAGACCCAGCACCAGCGTCACGCTCTGCGCAGACAGCCGGCCATAGACGAGGGCGAAGACCCCCTGCCCCTGCTGCAGGGCGTAGATGGCGACGACCAGCCCCGCCAGCTCGCCGCCGATCTCGCACAGCGCGCCGGCCTTCAGCCGGTTCATCCACATCAGCACCCCGCGCTGCGCCCGGGAGGCATTGGCCAGCGCCACCCACAGCGCGAACAGCACGCCCAGCATCACCAGATCCTGCCCCAGCCCCAGCAATCCGGCGCCAAGGGACAGCAGCGCACCCAGCACGCCGAAGACCGCACCGTTCAGTATCGCCACGAACAGCACCTGCAACGGCACCGATTCGTCGCCGTCGCGCGACATGATAAACGGCACCCAGGCGACCTCGGCCACGCTGAGCAGCAGGATCGCGCAAGCCGAGACTAGCGAGAACAGCCCGAACTCGGCAGGGCCAAGGATGCGCGCGGCGAGCAGAAAGATCGCGAATTGCGAGACCTGCAGGATGATCCGCTCGGCAATGGTCAGGATCGCATCGCCCGCGGCCTTGTGGCTTGAGGCGTGGCTGGACGCGCTTGTGGCCTGATCCCGTGCCGTCGCAGAATTTCGGAACCGTCCCGGCATGATCAATAGGCACCGTGGCCGGTCAGCACGACGCGCACCGTCCGCAGCAGGATGCGCAGATCCAGCGCCAGCGACATCTCGCGCACATAGCGGACATCCAGCGCCACGCGCTCGCCATAGGTGGTGTTGTTGCGGCCGCTGACCTGCCACAGCCCGGTGATGCCCGGTCGCGCGGCCAGGTAATAGCGGATGAACTGGCCGTAATTGCGCATCTCGGCGCGCACGATGGGCCGGGGGCCGACCAGGCTCATATCGCCGATCAAGACGTTGAAAAGCTGCGGTAATTCGTCGAGGCTCGATTTCCGCAGGATCTTGCCGACGCGGTGGACGCGGGGATCGCATTTCAGCTTTTGCGTGGTTTCCCATTCGTCGCGCAGGCGCGCATCGCTTTCCAGGCAGTCGGCCAGGATGCGGTCGGCGTCGGGATACATGCTGCGGAACTTGAAGCAGTTGAACTCGGTGTCGCCGCGACCGATGCGGCGATGGCCATACAGCACCGGCCCACCATACCGCAGCTTGAGCGTCACCGCGATCAGCAGAATCACCGGCGCGAGGAACATCAGCAGCAGGAAAGAGAGCACCAGATCGAAGGCCCGCTTGGCCAGATCGGCGAGAATTGGCCGGTCGAAACAGGGCTCGACCGGGCCCGCGGCGTCGCCGCTTCCGGCCTCGACCAGATAGATCCGCGGCAGCGGCGGGCCGGAAACCTCCTCTGCCGCGACCGTCGCCGCCCCGGTTATCGTTTGATCCTGCAACAGAATCTGCGGGCCTGCCTGCTGCAGGGCCTCCTTGACCTTATCTGTGACCGCCAGCCGTTCCGACATCATCCACACCCGACGTTTAAAATTTTACTCACTAAGACACTGGTAACGCGGGCAGATACGCATCTGCCCGATTGCATCGCGGCCCCCGCTTATGGCACAACCATGGATGGAGCTTGCGCGGTGGCCGGGTTCCTCTCTGGAACTGACCGCACCAAAGGCAGGGGCCGTGACCGCGCAACGCCGTGACCATTCAGACTATCAGCCACGATCAGAGTGGACCGATGACGAACTCTCAGACCTGCCGGATGGCAGTTGGTATCCATCGGGCGACACCGC encodes:
- a CDS encoding sugar transferase, producing the protein MMSERLAVTDKVKEALQQAGPQILLQDQTITGAATVAAEEVSGPPLPRIYLVEAGSGDAAGPVEPCFDRPILADLAKRAFDLVLSFLLLMFLAPVILLIAVTLKLRYGGPVLYGHRRIGRGDTEFNCFKFRSMYPDADRILADCLESDARLRDEWETTQKLKCDPRVHRVGKILRKSSLDELPQLFNVLIGDMSLVGPRPIVRAEMRNYGQFIRYYLAARPGITGLWQVSGRNNTTYGERVALDVRYVREMSLALDLRILLRTVRVVLTGHGAY
- a CDS encoding oligosaccharide flippase family protein → MPGRFRNSATARDQATSASSHASSHKAAGDAILTIAERIILQVSQFAIFLLAARILGPAEFGLFSLVSACAILLLSVAEVAWVPFIMSRDGDESVPLQVLFVAILNGAVFGVLGALLSLGAGLLGLGQDLVMLGVLFALWVALANASRAQRGVLMWMNRLKAGALCEIGGELAGLVVAIYALQQGQGVFALVYGRLSAQSVTLVLGLLAMRRLPRPGLPREVLRELWRFSVQFFASRMLVQLRFQFITLTIGAFLGPAAVGFYRAAERLVGAVCELIMVPAQMLAWAHLRQARDQGDPAHQAARVREQATRHLKVVMALGAPLLLWLVIMNHALIEGLLGPEWTPAAVLVAILAAGRLIMMPGILTEPLMTILGRVSDLPRFMASILGVSVLLTLVTAPFGVIAIAWGQSAICAMVMVATFWLFDRRAGVPWRGLVGPLATLIVPLILGMLALLLLDRLFAGTGLPALVRAIAVGLTGGAGYLLALAVFDQSIFQQVTIILRRRRPGVEVSP